A single genomic interval of Rosistilla ulvae harbors:
- a CDS encoding YebC/PmpR family DNA-binding transcriptional regulator has protein sequence MGRSFEVRKVSMAKTAGQKSKLYSKYGKQLYVLAKNSGPDPAANPSLRSLIDKAKREQVPAHVIEKALEKASGGGGEDFSLARYEGYGPGGCAVIVDCLTDNNNRTITDVRNCFTKTSSKLGAPGSVAHSFDHLAVLRFPGDSADQVLEILLGADVDVVDVECEDGQITVFAPATEFNNAKQAMLEAKPELEFDVDEITFVAQTNTDISPDDLPMFEKFMNMLNDCDDVQDVYHNAILPK, from the coding sequence ATGGGAAGAAGCTTTGAAGTTCGCAAAGTGTCGATGGCCAAAACAGCGGGACAAAAGTCCAAGCTGTATTCCAAATATGGCAAGCAGTTGTACGTTCTTGCGAAAAACAGCGGACCCGATCCGGCGGCGAATCCCTCATTGCGCAGCCTGATCGACAAAGCGAAACGTGAGCAAGTGCCGGCGCATGTGATCGAGAAGGCGCTCGAAAAAGCGTCCGGTGGCGGCGGCGAAGACTTTTCACTAGCACGCTACGAAGGTTATGGTCCCGGTGGCTGCGCGGTCATCGTCGATTGCTTGACCGATAACAACAACCGCACGATCACCGACGTTCGCAATTGCTTTACGAAGACGAGTTCCAAGCTGGGTGCTCCCGGTTCGGTCGCCCACTCTTTCGACCACTTGGCCGTGCTGCGGTTTCCAGGGGATAGCGCCGACCAGGTGTTGGAGATCTTGCTGGGTGCAGACGTCGATGTCGTCGACGTCGAATGCGAAGATGGACAGATCACGGTGTTTGCTCCCGCGACCGAGTTCAACAACGCCAAGCAGGCGATGCTCGAAGCGAAGCCGGAGTTGGAGTTCGATGTCGACGAGATCACTTTCGTCGCTCAAACCAACACCGACATCAGCCCCGACGACCTGCCGATGTTCGAAAAGTTCATGAACATGTTGAACGATTGCGACGATGTGCAAGACGTCTACCACAACGCGATCTTGCCGAAATAG
- a CDS encoding DUF1501 domain-containing protein, translating to MNSPSHVRMVCPIARFRRAATHAFRGGFGIVANCLQGMMLHRLGFDIQRLTARFAGRVFRLTDLHGEVVREIIA from the coding sequence ATGAATAGTCCATCTCATGTTCGCATGGTTTGCCCGATCGCTCGGTTTCGACGCGCGGCAACGCATGCGTTTCGCGGTGGTTTTGGAATCGTCGCAAATTGCCTGCAGGGCATGATGTTGCATCGATTGGGATTCGACATTCAACGGTTGACCGCTCGATTCGCTGGTCGCGTCTTTCGCTTGACCGATCTGCACGGGGAAGTTGTCCGGGAGATCATCGCGTGA
- a CDS encoding DUF1501 domain-containing protein, producing the protein MNFIEPTRRQCLRSLIGSSILFPAVLSDLAAAEAPAVGPLTPKSPHFPAKAKRVIMVFATGGVSHIDSFDPKSAKKGRDGSGKDKLMGCVFPTNADKKTGTVVSDLFPHLRDSMEDICLIRSMKSAHFDHTEAAVGMHTGSPTFARPSMGSWLSYGLGTVNQNLPSFIVIAPHLPYGGTQVYASDFLPAYHQGTRVIPGIEPIANLAPRTTREKIQQMELSLVDSLNQQHLESRRDDSQLAARIKSYETAFQMQTAGPEAFDLCNEDEPTLSMYGLKPGETKSFAWQCIIARRLAERGVRFIELVDSGSRPNWDSHGNMKEHEPLAKAADQPLAALIQDLKQRGMLDETLIVWATEFGRTPTKEGKFGRGHHGDCFSIWLAGGGVKAGFVLGETDELGKAIVRDKIDVHDLHATILHQMGIDHKRLTYRHAGRDFRLTDVHGRVVKEILA; encoded by the coding sequence ATGAATTTTATCGAACCGACGCGTCGGCAATGCCTTCGTTCGCTGATCGGCAGCTCGATCCTGTTCCCTGCCGTTCTGTCGGACCTGGCGGCGGCGGAGGCTCCCGCCGTGGGACCGCTGACACCCAAGTCACCTCATTTTCCCGCCAAAGCAAAGCGGGTGATCATGGTCTTCGCCACCGGGGGCGTGTCACACATCGACAGCTTCGATCCGAAGTCCGCGAAAAAGGGACGCGATGGCAGCGGCAAAGACAAGTTGATGGGATGTGTCTTCCCGACAAACGCCGACAAGAAAACGGGGACCGTGGTCAGCGATCTGTTCCCGCACCTGCGCGATTCGATGGAGGATATCTGTTTGATTCGATCGATGAAGTCGGCTCACTTCGACCATACCGAAGCGGCGGTCGGGATGCATACAGGTTCGCCGACGTTCGCCCGACCAAGCATGGGATCGTGGCTCAGTTACGGCTTAGGGACGGTCAACCAGAACCTGCCTTCCTTCATCGTGATCGCCCCCCATCTTCCTTACGGAGGCACGCAGGTTTACGCCAGCGACTTCTTGCCCGCTTACCATCAAGGAACGCGTGTCATCCCCGGGATCGAACCGATTGCGAACCTGGCGCCGCGAACGACCCGGGAAAAGATCCAACAGATGGAACTGTCGCTCGTCGATTCGCTGAACCAACAGCATTTGGAGAGCCGCCGCGACGATTCGCAACTTGCCGCGAGGATCAAGAGCTACGAAACAGCTTTTCAAATGCAAACCGCAGGGCCGGAGGCGTTTGATTTATGCAACGAAGACGAGCCAACGCTGTCGATGTATGGGCTGAAGCCAGGAGAAACCAAAAGCTTCGCGTGGCAATGCATCATCGCGCGGCGACTTGCCGAACGGGGCGTGCGATTCATCGAACTTGTCGACAGCGGATCGCGCCCGAACTGGGACTCGCACGGCAATATGAAAGAGCACGAACCGTTGGCGAAAGCCGCAGATCAACCGCTGGCCGCGCTGATCCAAGATCTCAAGCAGCGTGGGATGTTGGATGAGACGTTGATCGTTTGGGCTACAGAGTTCGGTCGCACACCGACCAAAGAAGGCAAGTTTGGCCGCGGACATCACGGCGATTGCTTTTCGATCTGGTTGGCCGGCGGAGGCGTAAAAGCTGGCTTTGTGCTCGGCGAAACCGATGAACTGGGCAAAGCAATCGTCCGCGATAAGATCGACGTCCACGACTTACACGCCACGATCCTGCATCAAATGGGGATCGATCACAAACGGCTGACCTACCGGCACGCCGGCCGGGATTTTCGACTGACCGATGTGCATGGCCGGGTCGTGAAAGAAATCTTGGCGTAA
- a CDS encoding AAA family ATPase has translation MFCGLAGWYEHSDTATVLASRDGFGDNGRMNKIKRGVTPGPFIESVILDRSRIYDPEHYAFKLPAMRGFSSLDLHPQVTFLVGENGSGKSTMLEAMAIANGLNAEGGSRNMLFATRESHSELHKALRLRRYHALIPDAWFLRAESLFNVATEIENLGVGGNYGARSLHEQSHGEAFMSLIESRFGQGLYFLDEPEAALSPQRQLEFLVLLHQLVGLDSQFVIATHSPIIMSYPQAKIYAFGERGIEPIAYEETEHYRVTKSFLDAPQRMLRHLLDSDD, from the coding sequence TTGTTTTGCGGCTTGGCCGGTTGGTACGAGCATTCGGATACCGCAACGGTGCTGGCCAGCCGCGACGGCTTCGGCGACAATGGCCGCATGAACAAGATCAAACGCGGCGTGACGCCCGGACCCTTTATCGAATCGGTCATTCTCGACCGGTCGCGGATCTACGATCCAGAGCATTATGCGTTTAAGCTGCCTGCGATGCGCGGGTTTTCGTCGCTGGACCTGCATCCGCAAGTGACCTTCCTGGTCGGTGAAAACGGTTCGGGCAAATCGACGATGCTCGAAGCGATGGCGATCGCCAACGGGTTGAACGCCGAAGGTGGCAGCCGCAATATGTTGTTCGCGACGCGCGAGAGTCATTCGGAATTGCATAAAGCTCTTCGTTTGCGACGGTATCACGCGCTGATCCCCGACGCCTGGTTCTTGCGAGCCGAGAGTCTGTTTAACGTGGCGACGGAGATCGAAAACCTGGGTGTCGGCGGCAATTACGGAGCGCGGTCGCTGCATGAACAATCACATGGAGAAGCGTTCATGAGTTTGATCGAGAGCCGATTTGGGCAGGGTTTGTATTTCTTGGATGAGCCCGAGGCGGCGCTTTCGCCTCAGCGACAGCTAGAGTTTTTGGTGCTGCTGCACCAATTGGTGGGGCTCGATTCCCAGTTTGTGATCGCCACTCACTCGCCGATTATCATGAGCTATCCGCAGGCGAAGATCTACGCGTTTGGAGAGCGGGGAATCGAACCGATCGCGTATGAAGAGACCGAACACTATCGGGTGACGAAGTCGTTTTTAGACGCGCCGCAACGGATGCTGCGACATCTCTTGGATAGCGACGACTAG
- a CDS encoding PSD1 and planctomycete cytochrome C domain-containing protein — MISQTIGNRIPLASAGALEFQTVGGRWFCRHLGRILPLSLVAKILLCVGGIAISLMCNFEPVRADDIRPVANDLFENTIRPLFVAHCIECHGPRKTESGLRFDTRDTLLQGGDSGPAISLEMPRESLMLLALRHQDGLEMPPDKPLSEAEIAAVEAWIRAGAPWPEGVVLGGTGPSLRGGEITDQERAFWSFQPIRDPQPPTVVDPPGLSEIDRFVMRKLKEMDIQPSPPASRRDWIRRATLDLTGLPPTPEQVQSFLDDRSETVEADRIEQLLASSAYGERWGRHWLDVVRYADTAGETADYPTPLSYKYRNWVIDALNADLPYDQFVMQQIAGDVMANAMLVGSDADSLDADQLRRYSELLTATGFIAISRRFGFDVENYHHLTIQDTIDVLGQATLGLTLGCARCHDHKFDPVNIEDYYAWYGIFASTKYSFPGSEEKRRPYDLVPDVPPAVLAQRQREIDLQMASIESQQQPVAEQLTQLNAQIQQASGTSQFFGFEEFELGKPPSQPYLALGTATITAASQSPFANVFRYGDRGIAFPSDTQNNAFGMTLADALNAESSPRIEYSVDFRNTSIANQGQGAYRFYVGHGPGTSAAMELAANATTFFVKDGAQYQPVADLKMGQWYNVHVVMDLRSQRFEGTLTSGSETTTFSVQSFTSNWDGIVDYTFVDRYGPGSGETPAHEIDNLIVSSTPLVSNSPLAEEKALPADAAIDLPRMFQQRRELKAIADALNEQRDRLAVGPVAAEEQIYGAFEAPTAVNCRVQLRGEPTRLGDKVPRRNLEILGGEAVPSDAGSGRLQLARWIVSDENPLFARVMVNRIWQQHFGRGLVGTENDFGTRGELPSHPELLDWLASRFRESGYSIKAMHRLIMTSAAYRRSSGFDSDAAKVDPESRLLWRFNRRQLTAEEIRDAMLQASGSLDPSRGMAHPFPAVESWGFSQHNPFYAVYESNRRSVYLMQQRLKRHPFLGLFDGADTNVSTARRGMTTVPTQALYLMNSKFVHEQSAAFADRVLGEFDNDAARIDRAHWIALCRPATASEQDEAVRFLNAYRVAVSTSSMPSDAADHTAWQAYLRTLISRNEFLYVD, encoded by the coding sequence GTGATATCGCAAACGATCGGCAACCGCATCCCGCTTGCGTCGGCTGGGGCGTTGGAGTTCCAGACCGTCGGCGGCCGCTGGTTCTGCCGGCATCTCGGGAGGATCCTGCCGCTGAGCCTTGTGGCGAAGATCCTACTGTGTGTCGGCGGCATTGCGATTTCGCTGATGTGCAATTTCGAACCGGTTCGAGCGGATGATATCCGTCCGGTCGCCAACGACCTCTTTGAGAATACGATTCGCCCGTTGTTCGTTGCGCACTGCATCGAATGCCATGGTCCTCGGAAGACGGAATCGGGGTTGCGGTTCGACACGCGTGACACGCTGCTGCAAGGTGGTGACAGTGGACCGGCAATCTCGCTGGAGATGCCTCGCGAAAGCCTGATGCTACTCGCTTTGCGGCATCAAGACGGACTGGAAATGCCGCCCGATAAACCGTTGTCCGAAGCAGAGATCGCGGCTGTCGAGGCGTGGATTCGCGCGGGCGCCCCTTGGCCCGAAGGTGTCGTGTTGGGAGGGACCGGGCCGTCGCTGCGTGGAGGAGAGATCACCGATCAGGAGCGGGCGTTTTGGTCGTTTCAACCGATCCGCGATCCACAGCCTCCCACGGTCGTCGATCCGCCGGGGTTATCCGAAATCGATCGGTTTGTGATGCGGAAGTTGAAGGAGATGGACATACAACCAAGTCCGCCGGCATCGCGACGCGATTGGATCCGTCGCGCCACATTGGATCTGACCGGATTGCCACCGACGCCCGAACAAGTGCAATCGTTTTTGGACGATCGATCGGAGACGGTCGAAGCGGATCGAATTGAACAGTTGTTGGCGTCGTCCGCTTATGGCGAACGCTGGGGCCGCCATTGGTTGGACGTTGTGCGTTACGCCGACACCGCTGGCGAGACGGCCGACTACCCAACGCCACTCAGCTACAAGTATCGCAATTGGGTGATCGACGCGCTCAACGCAGACCTTCCCTATGATCAATTTGTGATGCAGCAGATCGCTGGCGATGTGATGGCCAACGCGATGCTCGTCGGCTCCGACGCCGATTCGCTTGACGCCGATCAACTGCGTCGGTACAGCGAGCTGTTAACCGCTACTGGGTTTATCGCGATTTCACGCCGCTTCGGCTTCGATGTTGAAAACTATCATCATTTGACGATTCAAGACACAATCGATGTCCTGGGGCAAGCGACGTTGGGACTGACGCTCGGTTGTGCCCGTTGCCACGATCACAAATTTGATCCCGTCAACATCGAAGACTACTACGCGTGGTATGGCATCTTCGCCAGCACAAAGTATTCGTTTCCTGGATCCGAAGAAAAGCGTCGCCCGTACGATCTTGTGCCCGATGTGCCCCCGGCGGTGTTGGCTCAGCGACAACGAGAGATCGATCTTCAAATGGCATCGATCGAATCGCAACAGCAACCGGTCGCCGAACAACTGACGCAACTCAACGCTCAGATTCAGCAAGCTTCCGGCACGTCGCAGTTTTTCGGTTTTGAAGAGTTTGAACTGGGCAAGCCACCGTCGCAGCCCTATCTGGCACTGGGAACCGCGACGATCACCGCCGCATCGCAAAGTCCCTTCGCCAACGTTTTCCGTTACGGCGATCGCGGGATCGCGTTTCCCAGCGACACGCAAAACAATGCCTTTGGTATGACGTTGGCCGACGCTTTGAATGCCGAATCCTCGCCCCGGATCGAATACAGCGTCGATTTCCGCAACACCTCAATTGCCAACCAAGGACAAGGAGCGTATCGCTTCTACGTCGGTCACGGCCCGGGCACGTCCGCTGCGATGGAATTAGCAGCCAACGCGACGACGTTTTTTGTCAAGGACGGCGCTCAGTACCAACCGGTCGCGGATCTGAAGATGGGGCAATGGTACAACGTGCACGTTGTCATGGATCTGCGCAGCCAACGTTTCGAAGGGACACTGACGTCGGGATCGGAGACGACAACGTTTTCCGTTCAATCATTTACCAGCAATTGGGATGGAATCGTCGACTACACGTTTGTCGATCGCTACGGCCCCGGCAGCGGTGAAACTCCCGCACATGAGATCGATAATCTGATCGTCTCGTCGACGCCACTTGTGTCCAACAGTCCGCTGGCGGAAGAGAAAGCCTTGCCAGCGGATGCGGCAATCGATCTGCCACGCATGTTCCAACAGCGACGGGAACTGAAAGCGATCGCCGATGCGTTGAACGAACAACGCGATCGACTGGCCGTCGGTCCGGTCGCTGCGGAAGAGCAAATCTATGGAGCGTTTGAGGCACCGACGGCGGTTAACTGCCGCGTTCAATTGCGCGGCGAACCGACACGGTTGGGTGACAAGGTGCCGCGTCGGAATTTGGAGATCCTAGGGGGCGAAGCGGTTCCTTCGGATGCGGGGAGCGGGCGTCTGCAGCTGGCGCGGTGGATCGTCAGCGACGAAAATCCGTTGTTCGCGCGGGTGATGGTCAATCGTATCTGGCAACAGCATTTCGGACGTGGTCTGGTCGGAACCGAAAACGATTTTGGAACGCGTGGCGAACTGCCATCGCATCCGGAACTGCTCGATTGGTTGGCGAGTCGCTTTCGCGAGTCGGGGTATTCGATCAAAGCGATGCACCGATTGATCATGACGAGTGCTGCCTATCGTCGATCCAGCGGGTTTGATTCCGATGCCGCGAAGGTCGATCCAGAATCGCGGCTGTTATGGCGATTCAACCGCCGACAATTGACCGCCGAGGAGATTCGCGATGCGATGTTGCAGGCCAGCGGAAGTTTGGATCCAAGCCGAGGGATGGCGCATCCGTTTCCCGCGGTCGAAAGCTGGGGCTTCTCGCAACACAATCCGTTCTACGCTGTCTACGAATCGAATCGGCGAAGCGTCTATCTGATGCAACAGCGGCTGAAACGCCATCCGTTTCTTGGGCTGTTCGATGGCGCCGACACCAACGTTAGTACGGCGCGACGCGGGATGACGACGGTCCCGACTCAGGCGTTGTATTTGATGAACAGCAAATTTGTTCACGAGCAATCCGCGGCGTTTGCAGATCGTGTTCTCGGCGAGTTCGACAATGATGCGGCGCGGATCGACCGCGCGCATTGGATTGCACTCTGCCGCCCCGCGACAGCGTCCGAACAGGACGAAGCGGTTCGCTTTTTGAACGCCTATCGCGTGGCGGTCTCCACTTCATCGATGCCATCGGACGCGGCCGATCACACCGCGTGGCAGGCCTATTTGCGGACTCTGATTTCGCGGAATGAATTTCTTTATGTGGACTAA
- a CDS encoding DUF1501 domain-containing protein — protein MKPMFGRRELLRRSAGGLGSIALAAMLAEEGAAATHAAANDPLAAKVPHFPAKAKRVILLYMTGGVSHVDSFDPKPELYAGHGKKITVDNWQGKIGEFPRFLKRPDWQFRPGGESGTEVSDLFPMTREIVDELCVIRSMSTDHTNHYESTLGMHCGSWTFARPSLGAWISYGLGTVNRNLPSFVVVAPQAPYAGAQTWGSDFLPGSHQGTQFIPGDTPVPNIQPRVGSESLQQMELALLAQANRRHAEARPDEAVLDARIRSFETAFGMQQEAPEALDLSSESAATLQAYGLQPGEKSGFGWQCLVARRLAERGVRFIELIDVGSSNNWDAHGDMQTHLPLAKNVDGPIAALITDLKQRGMLDDTLVVWTTEFGRTPYHETADHAGREHHHQVFSSWLAGGGVKGGIVHGASDDLGIAVDSDRVHVHDFHATILHLLGLDHEQLTFRHAGRDYRLTDVHGNVVREILS, from the coding sequence ATGAAGCCAATGTTTGGACGGCGTGAACTGTTGCGCAGAAGTGCCGGCGGGCTGGGCTCGATCGCTCTGGCGGCGATGCTCGCCGAAGAAGGGGCCGCGGCCACTCACGCCGCCGCCAATGATCCGTTGGCGGCCAAGGTGCCTCACTTCCCAGCCAAAGCGAAACGCGTGATCCTGTTGTACATGACGGGAGGCGTTTCGCATGTCGATTCCTTCGACCCGAAACCGGAATTGTATGCGGGGCATGGAAAGAAGATCACCGTCGACAATTGGCAGGGCAAGATCGGCGAATTTCCGCGATTCTTGAAACGGCCGGACTGGCAGTTTCGTCCCGGTGGTGAGAGCGGGACGGAGGTCAGCGATCTGTTTCCAATGACTCGCGAGATCGTGGATGAATTGTGCGTGATTCGGTCGATGTCGACCGATCACACCAACCACTACGAAAGCACGTTGGGAATGCACTGCGGTTCGTGGACCTTCGCGCGACCCAGCTTGGGCGCGTGGATCAGTTACGGTTTGGGGACGGTCAACCGCAACCTGCCGTCATTTGTTGTCGTCGCCCCGCAAGCGCCGTATGCCGGGGCTCAGACCTGGGGGAGCGATTTTTTGCCGGGAAGCCACCAGGGAACGCAGTTCATTCCTGGGGATACGCCCGTTCCGAACATTCAACCGCGAGTCGGATCGGAAAGCCTGCAGCAGATGGAGTTGGCGTTGCTGGCACAGGCGAACCGCCGACATGCGGAAGCGCGTCCCGACGAGGCGGTGCTTGATGCTCGCATCCGTTCGTTTGAAACCGCATTCGGGATGCAGCAAGAAGCTCCCGAAGCGTTGGATCTGTCGAGCGAATCGGCAGCGACGCTGCAAGCTTATGGATTACAGCCGGGGGAAAAAAGCGGGTTCGGTTGGCAATGTTTGGTCGCGCGTCGTTTGGCTGAACGGGGCGTGCGATTTATCGAATTGATCGATGTCGGGTCGTCCAACAATTGGGACGCGCATGGCGATATGCAAACGCATCTGCCGCTGGCGAAAAATGTCGACGGACCGATCGCCGCGTTGATCACGGATCTGAAGCAGCGGGGGATGTTGGACGACACGTTGGTGGTTTGGACGACCGAGTTTGGACGTACGCCGTACCACGAAACGGCCGACCACGCCGGCCGCGAGCACCATCACCAAGTCTTCTCTTCGTGGCTCGCCGGCGGTGGCGTTAAGGGGGGCATCGTTCACGGGGCGAGCGATGATTTGGGGATCGCTGTCGACAGCGACCGGGTCCACGTCCACGATTTCCACGCCACGATCCTGCACTTGTTGGGGCTCGACCACGAACAGTTGACGTTTCGTCACGCCGGCCGCGACTACCGCTTGACCGATGTGCATGGGAACGTGGTGCGCGAGATTTTGAGTTAA
- a CDS encoding GGDEF domain-containing protein, with protein MTENRPNQEHDAFAIAKDALRLIGQFKTPPTPNVYRVWYRYVEGMDQELVEQLAPAVTEARSISVGLLESIHSQTCDPADETNADVGEALVAELNRFQSLLSQQQAAGTEFEGTINTASKLLNTAPSDKNSADCIAVINAGATLMKQQLNDASEKLVAAKNQIAKLQTELAQSKRGMMTDHLTGIGNRRYFDAQVRQTIQSLEYCSGCVYLILMDVDHFKTINDSYGHDAGDQVIRFIATEISRRHPNVSLSRLGGDEFAVILQSNSAWEAVQFADKLRGHFATQKLNIMPSRTPMGSLRISMGLAKLTAKDDSQTWYTRADAMLYRAKGSGRDQVAIEEECMPV; from the coding sequence ATGACCGAAAATCGCCCAAATCAAGAACATGACGCCTTTGCGATCGCCAAAGATGCGCTCCGGTTGATCGGACAATTCAAGACACCGCCGACCCCCAACGTCTACCGTGTTTGGTATCGATATGTCGAAGGAATGGACCAAGAACTGGTCGAACAACTCGCCCCAGCAGTCACCGAAGCAAGATCGATCAGCGTTGGCCTACTCGAATCGATTCACTCTCAAACTTGCGATCCCGCCGATGAAACCAACGCCGACGTGGGCGAAGCGCTCGTCGCGGAACTGAATCGCTTCCAAAGCTTGCTCTCCCAACAACAGGCCGCCGGAACAGAGTTCGAAGGGACGATCAATACAGCCAGCAAACTGTTAAACACAGCTCCCTCCGACAAGAACTCCGCCGATTGTATCGCCGTGATCAACGCGGGAGCGACGTTGATGAAACAACAATTGAACGACGCGTCGGAAAAACTCGTTGCGGCAAAGAACCAAATCGCAAAACTGCAAACGGAGTTGGCACAATCCAAACGCGGGATGATGACCGACCATCTGACCGGTATCGGAAATCGGCGGTACTTCGATGCACAGGTCCGACAGACGATCCAAAGCCTTGAATACTGCAGCGGATGCGTCTACCTGATTTTGATGGACGTCGACCACTTTAAAACGATCAACGATTCTTATGGCCACGATGCCGGGGATCAAGTGATTCGTTTCATCGCCACAGAGATATCGCGCCGGCACCCCAACGTTTCGTTATCGCGACTAGGGGGAGATGAATTTGCCGTCATTCTGCAATCGAATTCCGCATGGGAAGCGGTCCAATTTGCCGACAAGCTACGCGGACATTTCGCTACTCAAAAGCTAAACATCATGCCCTCGCGTACCCCGATGGGATCGCTCCGAATCTCGATGGGCCTTGCCAAATTAACCGCCAAGGACGACTCCCAAACTTGGTACACGCGGGCCGATGCGATGCTGTATCGCGCCAAAGGGAGCGGACGCGATCAAGTTGCCATCGAAGAAGAGTGTATGCCGGTCTAG
- a CDS encoding GntR family transcriptional regulator, which produces METTYPKRTMSAASLRKVQKQSVSDDVETQLRGAILSGAIAEGETLAEAQLAGQLGVSRASVRQAKFQLAQEGLLEFDSRGTARVRTLTEQDVREIVEFREVLDVAAVQLATTRITPQQIAKLESLIDQIQREPDLLQVTMLDIAFHDQILHAAANSRLLAAWQLLRPQLQLWLAGMHRLHNLVVADTQDETARSHQQLLEAIQSGDRDLCEQLARSHANGLRSRLLNDHGNGGSDE; this is translated from the coding sequence ATGGAAACTACATACCCCAAACGGACCATGTCTGCGGCATCGCTGCGGAAGGTTCAAAAGCAGTCGGTCAGCGATGATGTGGAAACTCAATTGCGAGGCGCGATCCTTTCGGGGGCGATCGCCGAGGGGGAGACGCTTGCCGAAGCCCAGTTGGCCGGTCAGTTGGGGGTCAGTCGCGCTTCGGTTCGGCAGGCGAAGTTCCAACTGGCGCAGGAAGGGCTGCTGGAGTTCGACAGTCGCGGAACGGCCCGCGTCCGCACGCTGACCGAGCAGGATGTTCGCGAGATCGTTGAATTCCGCGAGGTCCTGGATGTCGCGGCGGTTCAATTGGCGACCACGCGGATCACGCCTCAACAGATCGCGAAACTGGAATCGCTGATCGATCAAATTCAACGCGAGCCCGATCTGTTGCAGGTCACGATGCTCGATATCGCGTTTCACGATCAGATCCTTCACGCAGCGGCGAACTCGCGTTTGCTGGCGGCGTGGCAACTGCTTCGTCCCCAGTTGCAGCTGTGGTTAGCCGGAATGCATCGCTTGCATAACCTCGTGGTCGCCGACACCCAAGACGAAACCGCTCGTTCGCATCAACAGCTTTTGGAAGCGATCCAATCGGGCGATCGTGATCTCTGCGAACAGCTCGCCCGTAGTCATGCAAACGGTCTACGGTCGCGATTGCTGAACGATCATGGAAACGGAGGCTCCGATGAATAG